In one Hemitrygon akajei chromosome 3, sHemAka1.3, whole genome shotgun sequence genomic region, the following are encoded:
- the LOC140725111 gene encoding fibrinogen-like protein A gives MLVMNLRSLFTITLLMLLKYTTLISTESSMELRNAHLLTSKDYARIINLRQQGGFPSDCYEIFQQSESKAEDGLYVIQLMKDLLVVYCDMHSADGGWTVIQHITVNSSLDFDRTWQDYKQGFGFINDDHWLGNELIHRITSRPNEYSLGIKLVNMNGEVKWGEYAPFLIEDEESKYKIRLGLYRGTATDALTKDTEAYIHDNQKFTTKDNDNDNYYRNCANLELNGIPGGGWWYNACAGANLNRKNVIYWQNDCNKDNQCKYAWMMVKPNNREVKCSGTSRDEL, from the exons ATGTTAGTGATGAATTTGAGGAGCCTTTTCACCATTACCCTTCTGATGTTGTTGAAGTATACCACTTTGATAAGCACTGAATCATCAATGGAACTCAGAAATGCACATCTTTTAACTTCTAAAGATTATGCTCGTATCATCAATTTGAGACAGCAAGGCG GTTTTCCAAGTGACTGTTATGAGATTTTTCAGCAGTCAGAAAGCAAAGCTGAAGATGGCCTCTATGTCATTCAGTTAATGAAGGATCTACTCGTTGTTTACTGTGACATGCACAGTGCAGATGGGGGGTGGACAGTCATCCAGCACATCACTGTTAATAGCTCATTGGACTTTGACAGAACGTGGCAGGACTACAAGCAAGGATTTGGTTTTATTAATGATGATCACTGGTTGGGCAATGAGTTAATACATAGAATCACCAGCAGGCCAAATGAATATAGTTTGGGAATCAAATTAGTCAACATGAATGGAGAGGTGAAGTGGGGAGAATATGCCCCATTTCTCATTGAAGATGAAGAATCCAAATATAAAATCAGACTTGGTCTTTATCGTGGAACTGCAACTGATGCTTTGACAAAAGATACAGAAGCTTATATTCATGACAACCAAAAATTCACCACAAAAGACAATGATAATGACAACTATTATCGGAATTGTGCCAATCTGGAACTCAATGGGATACCAGGTGGAGGATGGTGGTATAATGCCTGTGCTGGAGCCAATCTAAACAGAAAAAATGTTATTTACTGGCAGAATGATTGTAATAAAGATAACCAGTGCAAGTATGCATGGATGATGGTAAAGCCTAATAACAGGGAAGTCAAATGCAGCGGTACCTCGCGTGATGAGTTATAA